The following coding sequences lie in one Arabidopsis thaliana chromosome 3, partial sequence genomic window:
- the P4H2 gene encoding P4H isoform 2 (P4H isoform 2 (AT-P4H-2); FUNCTIONS IN: oxidoreductase activity, acting on paired donors, with incorporation or reduction of molecular oxygen, 2-oxoglutarate as one donor, and incorporation of one atom each of oxygen into both donors, procollagen-proline 4-dioxygenase activity; INVOLVED IN: peptidyl-proline hydroxylation to 4-hydroxy-L-proline; LOCATED IN: endomembrane system; EXPRESSED IN: 24 plant structures; EXPRESSED DURING: 13 growth stages; CONTAINS InterPro DOMAIN/s: Prolyl 4-hydroxylase, alpha subunit (InterPro:IPR006620), Oxoglutarate/iron-dependent oxygenase (InterPro:IPR005123), Metridin-like ShK toxin (InterPro:IPR003582); BEST Arabidopsis thaliana protein match is: 2-oxoglutarate (2OG) and Fe(II)-dependent oxygenase superfamily protein (TAIR:AT5G18900.1); Has 2500 Blast hits to 2478 proteins in 341 species: Archae - 0; Bacteria - 386; Metazoa - 1038; Fungi - 78; Plants - 408; Viruses - 17; Other Eukaryotes - 573 (source: NCBI BLink).) — protein sequence MSMSRLGLLLFVAILLVLLQSSTCLISSPSSIINPSKVKQVSSKPRAFVYEGFLTDLECDHLISLAKENLQRSAVADNDNGESQVSDVRTSSGTFISKGKDPIVSGIEDKLSTWTFLPKENGEDLQVLRYEHGQKYDAHFDYFHDKVNIARGGHRIATVLLYLSNVTKGGETVFPDAQEFSRRSLSENKDDLSDCAKKGIAVKPKKGNALLFFNLQQDAIPDPFSLHGGCPVIEGEKWSATKWIHVDSFDKILTHDGNCTDVNESCERWAVLGECGKNPEYMVGTPEIPGNCRRSCKAC from the exons ATGTCGATGTCTCGGCTCGGATTGTTGTTGTTCGTCGCTATATTGCTCGTCTTGCTTCAGTCTTCCACTTGTCTGATTAGTTCTCCAAGTTCTATCATCAATCCTTCTAAAGTCAAACAGGTTTCGTCGAAGCCCAG GGCATTTGTGTATGAAGGTTTTTTGACGGACTTGGAATGTGATCATCTAATCTCTCTT GCGAAAGAGAATCTGCAGAGATCTGCGGTTGCTGATAACGATAATGGCGAGAGTCAAGTCAGTGATGTTCGTACCAGCTCCGGCACTTTTATCTCCAAAGGAAAG GATCCTATTGTTTCCGGTATCGAGGACAAGCTCTCAACATGGACATTTCTCCCAAAAG AAAACGGGGAAGACCTTCAGGTATTGAGATATGAGCACGGTCAGAAATATGATGCTCACTTTGACTACTTCCACGACAAAGTCAACATTGCCCGTGGTGGACACCGCATAGCAACGGTTCTCTTGTATCTGTCCAATGTCACAAAGGGTGGAGAAACTGTTTTCCCCGATGCACag GAATTCTCTCGCCGCTCGCTTTCTGAGAATAAAGACGATCTTTCTGATTGTGCAAAGAAAGGAATCGCTG TGAAACCGAAGAAAGGGAATGCTCTGTTGTTCTTCAACCTCCAACAAGACGCAATCCCAGACCCCTTTAGCCTTCACGGAGGTTGTCCAGTGATCGAAGGAGAGAAATGGTCGGCTACTAAGTGGATCCACGTGGACTCATTCGATAAGATATTGACACATGATGGTAACTGTACTGACGTAAACGAGAGCTGTGAGAGATGGGCAGTGCTTGGAGAATGTGGAAAGAATCCAGAGTATATGGTTGGAACTCCAGAGATCCCTGGGAATTGCAGACGTAGCTGTAAAGCTTGTTAA